The Spirosoma radiotolerans genome has a window encoding:
- a CDS encoding helix-turn-helix domain-containing protein: MKGEPRNKPRIYHSITEMQRAFGLPQPLHPLISLLDYSKVKITSEMLAPTFAMDFYNITYNDSAGCRMRYGQTTYDFDEGGMFFTSPGQPLTGLEISDSSSGFTLLIHPDFLRSYQLDTKIKNYGFFAYSVTESLHVSDKEKTIITAIAKNIGDELEAAIDDLSQDVLIAQLELLLNYSQRFYKRQFITRKPMNNALLGKVDLLLHTYFNDETALVNGLPTVQFLADELHVSPRYLGDLLRTLTGQNTQQYIHHKLIEKAKEVLTISNLTVGEIAYQLGFEHPQSFSKLFKSKTNFSPLEFRASFN; encoded by the coding sequence ATGAAAGGAGAACCAAGAAACAAACCACGCATCTATCATTCTATTACAGAAATGCAACGGGCTTTTGGTTTGCCGCAGCCTCTGCATCCACTGATCAGCCTGCTCGACTACAGCAAAGTGAAAATCACCAGCGAAATGCTGGCCCCCACTTTTGCAATGGACTTTTACAACATTACTTACAACGACTCGGCCGGTTGCCGAATGAGATACGGACAAACTACGTATGATTTTGATGAAGGTGGTATGTTTTTTACATCGCCTGGGCAGCCGTTAACCGGACTTGAAATCTCAGATTCAAGCTCAGGTTTTACTTTACTGATACATCCCGATTTTTTGCGGAGTTATCAGCTGGATACCAAAATCAAAAATTATGGTTTTTTCGCTTACTCGGTTACCGAATCGCTACACGTATCGGATAAAGAAAAGACAATCATTACCGCTATAGCTAAAAACATAGGCGACGAGCTGGAAGCGGCAATCGATGACCTCAGCCAGGATGTATTGATCGCGCAACTGGAACTGCTGTTGAACTATAGTCAGCGCTTCTATAAACGTCAGTTTATCACCCGAAAACCTATGAATAATGCGTTGCTGGGAAAAGTAGACTTATTGCTACACACCTATTTTAACGATGAAACGGCCTTAGTGAATGGATTGCCAACGGTTCAGTTTCTGGCAGACGAATTACATGTTTCACCAAGATACTTAGGCGATTTGTTGCGGACACTAACCGGACAGAATACGCAGCAATATATTCACCATAAACTCATCGAGAAGGCAAAGGAAGTTTTAACAATCAGTAACCTGACGGTAGGCGAAATAGCTTATCAGTTAGGCTTCGAGCATCCGCAATCGTTCAGCAAATTGTTTAAATCAAAAACGAATTTTTCTCCTCTGGAATTTAGAGCGAGCTTCAATTAA
- a CDS encoding SDR family oxidoreductase — protein MTKTIFITGASAGIGKATAKLFANKGWSVIATMRKPEDEKELNSLDNVTLLPLDVTDREQIIETTQKALALGPIDVVFNNAGYALMGALEAITDQQLVRQMETNFLGVVRVTQAFIPYFREKKAGLFITTGSLAGLMGFPVSSMYDASKWALEGWSESLSFELNQFGIGIKTIEPGLVATEIGTKSVIASHPAYETLLSKFLAATAPDKIVSTAELIADVVYQAATDGKNTLRYVCGEDAKTMYAQRLAVGDEAFREGIKQMLADA, from the coding sequence ATGACAAAGACCATTTTTATTACTGGAGCTTCGGCAGGAATTGGTAAGGCAACAGCAAAACTGTTTGCCAATAAAGGCTGGAGTGTGATTGCGACCATGCGTAAGCCGGAAGATGAGAAAGAGTTAAATTCGTTGGATAATGTAACCCTGCTGCCACTAGATGTGACCGACAGAGAACAGATTATAGAGACCACACAAAAAGCACTGGCGTTGGGCCCTATAGACGTCGTGTTTAACAATGCAGGTTACGCACTGATGGGCGCCTTGGAAGCCATCACCGACCAACAACTGGTTCGTCAAATGGAAACCAATTTCCTGGGTGTTGTTCGTGTTACGCAGGCTTTTATTCCCTATTTCCGGGAGAAGAAAGCCGGACTTTTTATAACCACTGGTTCGTTAGCTGGTTTGATGGGTTTCCCTGTCAGTTCCATGTACGATGCCAGTAAATGGGCGCTGGAAGGCTGGAGCGAAAGTCTGTCGTTTGAATTGAACCAATTTGGCATTGGCATCAAAACCATAGAACCCGGTCTGGTGGCTACCGAAATAGGGACTAAATCAGTGATTGCTTCGCATCCGGCTTACGAAACCTTGTTGAGTAAGTTTCTGGCTGCCACCGCTCCTGATAAAATCGTTTCTACCGCAGAGCTGATTGCAGACGTCGTGTACCAGGCCGCTACTGATGGCAAGAACACGTTGCGCTATGTATGTGGCGAAGATGCAAAAACTATGTATGCACAGCGCCTTGCCGTAGGTGATGAGGCTTTCAGAGAAGGCATTAAGCAAATGCTGGCTGATGCATAA
- a CDS encoding DHA2 family efflux MFS transporter permease subunit → MQPAISATSPAIPTGLIRVIIVITAISAAVMELIDVTIVNVALNEIAGALGATIEDVAWVVTSYAIANVIIIPMTGFLADYFGRKKYYVASIILFTIASYFCASSTNLWELVFWRFIQGMGGGALLSTSQGIIFDAFPPEKRGIASGIFGMGIILGPTLGPFLGGVIVDNYHWSYIFYVNVPIGIIATILTLLYIAKKPGEGTRKHQIKIDYPGILLLAVGVGSLQYVLEKGQSDDWFDSQTIMLLTVTAVVGLVGFVWRQLTTDHPVVNLRVLGKGTLGVSTIFSFVAGLGLFTSVFVYPVLVQRINGFTPTMTGISLLWPTLVGIPLFPLIGKRLSVGASPLPFIIVGMCTFVVFGFYSGTLNGQANQWDFFWAQLMRVFAVTMLQLPLINQAVAGLPPQDFPSAIALNNMIRQLGGAFGIALANTFVTRDYAQHRYDLVSNLDPSNPLLTERLNLLGGASQRAYKILDLTVDRQAYLLAYLDTFRLVGIFFLAILPLVYFLRTKKKSAAEVALAAQAMSEAH, encoded by the coding sequence ATGCAACCGGCCATTTCTGCGACATCCCCTGCCATTCCTACCGGCCTAATCCGGGTTATTATTGTTATTACGGCTATATCGGCCGCTGTTATGGAGCTCATCGACGTCACTATAGTCAATGTAGCCCTGAATGAAATTGCGGGTGCCTTAGGTGCCACGATCGAAGATGTGGCCTGGGTAGTTACCTCCTACGCCATCGCCAACGTGATCATTATTCCCATGACCGGTTTTCTGGCTGATTATTTCGGGCGCAAGAAGTACTATGTGGCCTCCATTATTCTGTTTACCATTGCTTCCTATTTCTGCGCCAGCTCGACTAATTTGTGGGAATTAGTGTTCTGGCGATTTATCCAGGGGATGGGTGGAGGAGCGCTGTTATCGACTTCGCAAGGTATTATTTTTGACGCCTTCCCGCCGGAAAAACGTGGTATCGCTTCGGGTATTTTTGGTATGGGCATTATCCTGGGGCCAACGTTGGGACCATTTCTGGGCGGTGTGATTGTCGACAACTACCACTGGTCGTATATTTTCTACGTCAACGTGCCCATTGGCATTATAGCTACCATTCTAACCCTACTTTACATCGCTAAAAAGCCGGGCGAGGGCACTCGCAAGCACCAGATAAAGATTGATTACCCGGGAATCTTATTATTGGCGGTGGGCGTGGGCTCGCTGCAATATGTACTTGAGAAAGGGCAGTCGGATGACTGGTTTGATTCACAAACCATTATGCTGCTGACGGTAACGGCCGTGGTAGGGCTGGTCGGATTCGTCTGGCGGCAACTGACCACCGACCATCCGGTGGTCAACCTGCGGGTGCTGGGTAAGGGCACGCTTGGGGTGTCCACTATTTTTAGCTTTGTAGCTGGCCTTGGGCTGTTTACCTCCGTTTTTGTGTATCCGGTGCTGGTTCAGCGCATCAATGGATTCACGCCTACGATGACAGGTATTTCCTTGCTTTGGCCAACCCTGGTGGGTATTCCTCTGTTCCCTCTGATTGGTAAACGACTTTCAGTAGGGGCCTCTCCACTCCCTTTTATTATTGTGGGTATGTGTACGTTTGTGGTGTTCGGCTTCTATAGCGGTACCCTGAACGGGCAGGCCAATCAATGGGACTTTTTCTGGGCGCAGTTGATGCGTGTCTTTGCCGTAACGATGCTGCAGTTACCGCTCATTAATCAGGCCGTCGCGGGCTTACCGCCCCAGGACTTCCCCTCAGCCATCGCTCTTAATAATATGATTCGGCAATTAGGCGGGGCTTTTGGCATTGCCTTAGCCAACACATTCGTCACCCGCGATTATGCCCAGCATCGGTACGATTTAGTCAGTAATCTCGACCCCTCTAACCCCCTGCTCACAGAGCGACTCAATTTGCTGGGTGGAGCCAGTCAGCGGGCTTACAAAATTCTGGATCTGACGGTGGATAGACAGGCTTACCTGCTGGCCTACCTGGATACGTTTCGACTAGTGGGTATTTTCTTCCTGGCCATTCTGCCCTTGGTTTATTTCCTGCGGACCAAAAAGAAATCGGCTGCGGAGGTAGCTTTAGCGGCTCAAGCCATGTCGGAAGCCCATTAA
- a CDS encoding cupin domain-containing protein: MNDAPLTRLDLGDLIRAVTTNYANFSLTTVNDHVVKLSVMTQPYYWHYHPNSDETFITIEGILLIDLESETIELAPGQLFSVPKNVVHRTRPKGERSVNLTFEHSQIETVTITV, translated from the coding sequence ATGAATGATGCCCCACTGACCCGACTTGATTTGGGCGACCTGATCCGCGCCGTGACGACCAACTATGCGAACTTCTCGTTAACTACCGTTAATGACCATGTGGTTAAGTTAAGTGTGATGACTCAGCCTTATTACTGGCATTATCATCCCAACTCAGATGAGACATTTATCACGATTGAGGGTATTTTACTGATTGATCTGGAGAGTGAAACCATTGAGTTGGCTCCCGGTCAACTTTTCAGTGTTCCTAAAAACGTAGTCCATAGGACCCGGCCCAAGGGGGAGCGTTCGGTTAACTTAACTTTCGAACATAGCCAAATTGAAACAGTAACAATTACTGTTTAA
- a CDS encoding PQQ-dependent sugar dehydrogenase yields the protein MKTKTLLFIAGALLALPSCGQTTSENTTASGQTSPVETKEPNSDYKPAFAGQTRIAGVKSTTNYEGKILTEALKFPWGIATLPDGRLLITEREGTMRIVTPAGKVGEAIAGLPKVNSSGQGGLLGIRVDPAFKTNRMVYWVFSEPSPEGNLTAVAKGKLSADEKKMEGATVIYRATPAYKGNLHYGGRILIAPDGNLFISTGERSDLVTRPQAQSLNSGLGKVIRITKEGKPAAGNPFASQAGARPELYSYGHRNVQSLAFDPVTGDLWEAEFGPRGGDELNHIQPGKNYGWPTITYGIEYSGEKVGNAIQQKEGLEQPVYYWDPVVSPSGMTFYSSDRIPEWKNNLFIGSLSGMHVLRLILKDNKVVGEERLLADQYQRFRDITQSNDGALYAITDQGRLYRIDKK from the coding sequence ATGAAAACCAAAACTCTGCTATTCATAGCGGGTGCCTTACTGGCGTTGCCATCCTGTGGCCAAACTACATCTGAAAACACAACGGCTTCTGGGCAGACGAGTCCCGTAGAAACCAAAGAGCCTAACTCGGACTATAAACCTGCTTTTGCGGGCCAAACCCGGATCGCTGGCGTGAAGTCGACCACCAACTACGAAGGCAAAATACTTACAGAAGCGCTAAAATTTCCATGGGGAATAGCAACCCTACCCGATGGTCGGCTGCTCATTACCGAGCGGGAAGGGACGATGCGCATCGTCACGCCAGCGGGAAAGGTGGGAGAAGCTATTGCGGGACTTCCAAAAGTTAATTCATCCGGCCAGGGAGGCCTGTTGGGAATTCGCGTTGACCCGGCTTTCAAGACGAATCGAATGGTCTACTGGGTGTTTTCGGAACCAAGCCCTGAGGGAAATCTGACGGCAGTTGCCAAAGGTAAATTGTCTGCCGACGAAAAAAAGATGGAGGGTGCAACAGTCATTTATCGGGCCACACCCGCTTACAAAGGGAATCTGCACTACGGCGGCCGTATACTTATTGCTCCAGACGGCAATCTGTTTATCAGCACCGGAGAGCGTTCGGATCTGGTTACCCGGCCACAAGCCCAGTCGCTCAATTCAGGCTTGGGAAAAGTCATTCGGATAACGAAAGAAGGCAAACCCGCTGCGGGTAATCCATTTGCCAGCCAGGCCGGTGCTCGACCTGAACTGTACTCTTATGGGCACCGGAATGTACAAAGCCTGGCTTTCGACCCGGTAACAGGCGATTTGTGGGAAGCCGAATTCGGGCCACGAGGAGGGGATGAACTAAACCATATTCAACCCGGCAAGAATTACGGCTGGCCAACCATTACGTATGGGATCGAATACAGTGGCGAAAAAGTAGGCAATGCCATTCAGCAAAAAGAAGGTCTTGAACAACCGGTCTATTATTGGGACCCGGTCGTTTCGCCAAGTGGCATGACGTTCTATAGCAGCGATCGTATCCCGGAATGGAAAAACAATCTTTTCATTGGTTCCTTAAGTGGGATGCACGTTCTAAGACTTATCCTTAAGGATAACAAAGTAGTCGGCGAAGAACGGCTGCTAGCGGATCAATATCAGCGTTTCCGGGATATAACCCAGAGTAACGACGGAGCCTTATACGCGATTACTGACCAGGGAAGGTTATATCGCATCGATAAGAAGTAA
- a CDS encoding SMP-30/gluconolactonase/LRE family protein: protein MAKPFLILLPSLLVSLTFLVQAQSVELKPVWESDTTLRTPESVLVDPGQKVLYVACINGGPALENKSSYIAKVGLDGKVIQLKFTDNLNSTKGMGILGDKLYVTEMTQVAEIALATGKILNRYPIEGAKFLNDIAVDTKKGVVYVTDSNDSKVWAITNGKTSLVLAGEPLKGTNGLLFENNQLLIGNGDGTLLSLNPVTKQLSTIAKVSGGIDGIVALGNKTYIVTEWAGKVWYIHADGKSELKMDTSTQKINSADIGYSAATKMLFVPTFFHNTVKAYSLK, encoded by the coding sequence ATGGCAAAACCATTCCTTATTTTACTGCCCAGTCTATTAGTTAGCCTGACTTTTTTGGTTCAGGCCCAATCTGTTGAGCTAAAGCCTGTTTGGGAAAGCGATACTACGCTCCGCACACCCGAAAGCGTTTTAGTTGATCCCGGCCAGAAGGTCCTGTATGTAGCCTGTATCAATGGCGGTCCAGCCTTGGAGAACAAAAGTAGCTACATTGCCAAAGTAGGTCTGGATGGTAAGGTGATTCAGTTGAAATTTACGGACAACCTCAATTCGACCAAAGGAATGGGTATCCTGGGGGATAAGCTGTACGTGACCGAAATGACACAGGTTGCCGAAATTGCCCTGGCTACGGGAAAGATTCTGAACCGATATCCAATTGAAGGCGCTAAATTTCTCAATGATATTGCCGTTGACACCAAAAAAGGGGTGGTGTATGTCACCGACTCAAACGACAGTAAAGTGTGGGCCATAACCAATGGAAAAACCAGCCTTGTTTTAGCTGGTGAACCGCTCAAAGGTACCAATGGACTCCTGTTTGAGAACAATCAATTACTAATTGGCAACGGTGACGGCACCCTGTTGAGTCTAAATCCTGTGACCAAACAACTCAGCACGATTGCCAAGGTTTCGGGCGGTATTGATGGGATTGTGGCCCTGGGAAACAAGACCTATATAGTGACCGAGTGGGCCGGAAAAGTCTGGTACATTCATGCTGATGGCAAGTCTGAGCTAAAAATGGATACTTCCACTCAGAAAATAAACTCGGCTGATATTGGCTATAGTGCAGCGACAAAAATGTTGTTCGTGCCCACCTTTTTTCACAACACAGTTAAAGCTTACTCGCTCAAATAA
- a CDS encoding autotransporter outer membrane beta-barrel domain-containing protein gives MSSSHLAPLAYLLSYANARTPSKTNRQNQSSQPWLSHIGKRGVAYWLICLLPGALWAQPTNYVANVANATAPATNNTFIGPQAGQHSSGYDNVLIGYQTGDSSAGHRNLFVGYQAGLINTGDYNIFIGASTGVANTSGSNNQFIGEGAGAANTTGGSNTFIGSSAGLSNRTGSSNCFIGYWAGLYNTTGVANTFLGASAGNSNQTGTNNTFVGTGSGSQNNTGQQNTFLGQAAGGSNTQGSQNTFVGAGAGYRNTTGSSNTLVGHQAGQYITTGSHNIIVGPNSGTAITDGSENVLMGYNSQAEDGIFNGIAIGSNSRVASSNALILGNGVNVGIGTSAPTDRLEVVGPSADKSGLRLTKLTTASPTQRTTDEFLTVDERGEVVKAKYQLRINQVSEWSDHVFSSGYSLRTLSAVAAYVGQHGHLPGVPSAEQVIKEGVDLVKMNATLLEKVEELTLYSIEQDQKAQRQGERITQLEQLVRQLLEKK, from the coding sequence ATGTCTTCATCTCACCTTGCTCCTTTAGCTTACCTGCTTAGCTATGCTAACGCCCGAACTCCATCCAAAACAAACCGGCAGAATCAGTCTAGTCAACCCTGGTTATCACACATTGGGAAGCGCGGGGTAGCCTACTGGTTGATTTGCCTGCTCCCTGGTGCCCTTTGGGCTCAACCCACTAACTATGTCGCTAATGTGGCCAATGCCACTGCGCCCGCCACCAACAACACCTTCATTGGCCCTCAAGCCGGTCAACACTCCTCAGGCTATGACAATGTCTTGATCGGCTACCAGACAGGCGATAGCAGTGCCGGTCATCGCAACCTATTTGTTGGCTATCAGGCGGGCCTGATTAATACAGGCGATTACAACATTTTTATTGGAGCCTCCACCGGGGTGGCTAACACCAGCGGGTCTAACAACCAATTTATTGGGGAGGGGGCCGGGGCGGCCAACACCACTGGGGGCAGCAACACCTTCATAGGTAGCTCCGCGGGGCTCTCGAATCGAACTGGCAGCAGCAACTGTTTCATAGGTTACTGGGCTGGCCTATACAATACCACAGGCGTGGCCAACACGTTCTTAGGAGCCTCCGCCGGCAACAGTAACCAGACGGGAACCAACAACACCTTTGTGGGCACCGGCTCGGGGTCACAGAACAATACGGGGCAGCAAAATACGTTCCTGGGCCAAGCTGCCGGGGGTAGTAATACGCAGGGCAGTCAGAATACCTTTGTGGGCGCCGGGGCGGGCTATCGCAATACAACAGGCTCCAGCAACACTTTAGTGGGCCACCAAGCTGGCCAGTACATTACCACCGGCAGCCACAACATCATTGTAGGCCCTAATTCCGGAACGGCCATTACCGATGGCAGCGAAAACGTACTGATGGGTTACAACAGTCAGGCTGAGGATGGTATTTTCAATGGCATTGCCATCGGTTCCAATAGCCGGGTAGCCAGCAGCAATGCCCTAATCCTGGGTAATGGGGTGAATGTAGGCATTGGTACCTCAGCGCCAACCGACCGCCTGGAGGTGGTGGGTCCATCGGCGGACAAAAGCGGTCTTCGTCTGACTAAGCTGACCACTGCCAGCCCTACCCAGCGCACCACCGATGAGTTTCTAACAGTGGATGAACGGGGGGAAGTAGTCAAAGCAAAGTATCAACTACGCATCAACCAGGTCAGTGAGTGGAGCGACCATGTCTTTAGTTCGGGCTATAGTCTGCGTACCTTGTCAGCGGTGGCTGCTTATGTTGGTCAACATGGTCACCTGCCCGGTGTCCCTTCGGCAGAACAGGTGATCAAGGAAGGGGTTGATCTAGTCAAGATGAATGCTACCTTGCTGGAAAAGGTAGAGGAGTTAACGTTGTATAGCATTGAACAGGATCAAAAAGCGCAGCGACAGGGCGAACGAATTACTCAATTAGAGCAACTCGTTAGGCAACTTCTTGAGAAGAAGTAA
- a CDS encoding SDR family NAD(P)-dependent oxidoreductase yields MSKTILITGASRGFGQLWTKAFLQQGYQVAATARNLASLNKLKAQFGPQLLPIQLDVTDRGAASRAVEQTKTQFGRLDVLINNAGYGLFGSVEETSEQQARDLMETNFFGLLWLTQAALPIMREQGYGHIIQVSSVLGLITWPNVGLYNASKFAVEGLSETLASEVTDFGIHVSLVEPAPYATDYAGSSAVITQPLAAYAPLKARLQASYADLSVGQPEATTAAIIQLIESEQPPLRLLLGKLAYPLVKQGYDSRFAEWDAWEQVATAAHGD; encoded by the coding sequence ATGAGCAAAACCATTCTAATTACCGGTGCATCTCGTGGCTTTGGCCAACTGTGGACCAAAGCCTTTCTGCAACAAGGCTATCAGGTAGCCGCCACCGCTCGGAACCTGGCCAGCCTGAACAAATTGAAAGCTCAGTTTGGTCCCCAATTGCTACCCATTCAATTGGATGTGACCGACCGAGGGGCGGCTAGCCGGGCCGTAGAGCAAACCAAGACGCAGTTTGGCCGCTTGGACGTACTGATCAACAACGCGGGCTATGGCCTCTTTGGTAGTGTCGAAGAAACCAGTGAACAACAGGCGCGCGATCTGATGGAGACCAACTTTTTTGGCTTGCTCTGGCTGACCCAGGCCGCCTTGCCCATCATGCGTGAGCAAGGTTATGGCCACATCATTCAGGTATCCAGCGTATTGGGGCTGATCACCTGGCCTAATGTGGGGCTTTACAATGCCTCCAAATTCGCCGTTGAAGGCCTGAGCGAAACGCTAGCTTCAGAAGTAACCGACTTTGGCATTCACGTTAGCCTGGTGGAGCCAGCCCCCTATGCCACCGACTATGCTGGCTCCTCGGCCGTAATCACCCAACCTTTAGCAGCTTATGCCCCCCTAAAAGCAAGATTACAGGCCTCATATGCCGACCTCTCCGTGGGTCAGCCCGAAGCTACTACTGCTGCGATTATCCAGCTTATTGAGAGTGAGCAACCACCGCTGCGGCTGCTGCTTGGCAAACTTGCCTACCCCTTAGTTAAACAAGGCTACGATAGTCGGTTTGCCGAATGGGACGCCTGGGAACAGGTCGCTACGGCCGCACATGGCGATTAA